From the Pirellulales bacterium genome, the window CCACGATCGTGGCCAGGCCGACACCGCTGACCGTCTCCAACTGTTCCTTGATCTGCTTGCGCGCCATTTCCGTGATCTCGCGCAGGTCGCGCCGGCCCGAGATGGCGATCGTCATGATCGGCATGGCGTCAGTTTCAAAGCGGTCGACGATCGGCTTTTCGGTCCCTTTCGGCAGTTGCGCAAGGACGGAACTCACTTTGTCGCGCACCTCTTGCGTGCCGACGTCGCCATTTTTGGACAACAGAAACTGGACTGTGACGATCGACATACCCTCGGAACTGACCGAGCGAATTGCATCGACTCCCGACACCGTGTTGATCACGTCCTCGATGGGCTTCGTGACCGAAGTTTCCATTTCTTCGGCGCTGGCACCGGGAAGCGTCGTCGTGACGGCGCAGACTGGAAAATCAACGTTGGGAAAGAGGTCCACACCCAGCCGGAAGTACGACAGGATGCCGAGCACGACTGGCGAGGCAACCAGTACCCAGGTAAAAACCGGCCGGCGAATGCAGATGTCCGAAATGCCCATGTGTTACTCGTCGTAGGCTTAGCCGGCCTTGGTAGCGGACGGCGAACGTTCGTGTTCCTGATTCGCACGCGCGGCTTCAGCGGCTGGCTGCTCGTCGGGATGACGAATCGTGACAGCCGTGCCGTCGGCCAGTTGCGTTTGACCGCTCGTGATCACCGTTGCGTCGGTGGGTACTTCGCCCTGCACCTCGATCCAGCCCTCCCCCTCGGTTCCGGTTTCGACCGACACGGCCTGGGCTTTACCGTCGTGAACGACGAACAGCTTCGTGACGCCGGCGAAGCGGACGATGGCTTCGATCGGCACGATGGTTCGCTCGTTGGCGCGATTGGTGATGACCGACGCCTTCACGAATCCACCGGGACGCAGAGCGCGGTCCTCGTTGGGGATGGAAACTTCGACCTGGAAGGTACGGCTTTCCGCATCGACCGAGGGATTGATCCATACCACGGTGCCGTCAAAGACACGGCCTGGATGCGACGCGACCGTCAGGCGTACCTGCTGGCCGACGCCGGCGTAGGGCGTGTACTTCTCAGGGACGTTGACCCACATCCGTAGCGGCTTGTCGATGATCAACTGTGCGACTTGCTCTCCTTCGCGAATCATCTGCCCTTCGGACACCATGCGTTTAGTGATCGCAAATTCGAGCGGTTCGGTCAGGCCTGTCGGAGGCTTCGTCGGCTCTGGCGCGCGAACCACCAGGTCCTCGCGCGCTTGCCGGGCGACGTCCAACTCGACTCGGCTGGCCATCGCAGCAGCCAGCGTGGCGCGGGCCGAAAGCAGTGCGTTATCAAGCGCCGCTTTTTTGTCACGCAATTCGAACTCGGCATCTTGCATCGATTCGACCGTGTTGACTTTCTTCTCAGCCAGATGCTGCTCGCGAGCGTATTTCTGCTCGGCACGGTCGGCGGCGGCCTGCGCTTGCCGGACGGCGGGTAGGCGCGAGAAGTCGAAATCGGCGTTCGGCAGCTCGTGCAAGCCGAGCTTGGCGAGCTCGGAAATCAATCGCTGTTCAGCCTGACGTATCGCCAGGTCAGCATTGATCGCCTCGAGTTCCACGAGCGGCTCGCCCGGCTTTACACGATCGCCGACATCATGCAGGACCTTGACGACACGGCCTGATTTCTCGGCACCGACTTTGACGTCTTCCCACCCTTTGAGCGTACCGACAACGTCGACCGTGGTATCGATCGTGCGTCGCGCTGCGGTGGCGACCGTGACCGGCACGACCTTGGGACCGGTCGGCGCGGCCAGCGGTTCGACGTCGTCATGCCCGCAGCCGGCAGCAACAATGCACAGCGACAGGCCGACAAGTGCTAGCGGAGTTTTCAATCCCGAAATTTGCATAGAATTCAATTCCTTTGCGGCTCGCCCAAGTGGCGAGCGGCGTGATCGGAGAATCCTTCCAAAAGATCCACGACCAGTCGACGCGCCAGACCGGCGTCGAGGTTCAGGTCGCGGTACAAATAATCCATCGTGTAAATTGCGACCAGGCCGCGCACGGCGGCGGTACATTCCTCAGTTCGCTCGGCGGCGATAATTCTTTCCGCCGCCAAGGCTCCCACGACGCTTGTCACTAACTCGGTCAGCTCTTGGCCCACGTCAGCCAACATGGTCGACAGTTGGGAATTTCGCGGTCCAAAGAAGACGGCATAGGCAAAACGAGCCCGATCGGGATCGTCGCGGCAGAGACGGAAATGCTCGTCGATCAACGCGACGAGCTTTTCGGTCGCGGGAGCCGAGCCAGCCAGAATGCTGCGCATTCCGGTGGTCAGCTTTTCGAGCGCGTCGAGCAGGAGTCGCTGGGCGAGCGTCTCTTTGCTGTCGAAATAGTAATACAGCGTCGGTTTCGTGACGTTCGCCGCTTCGACGATGTTGCGCACGCTCGTGGCGTCATAACCCTCCGAGGCAAAAAGACGCGCTGCCGCGCGCGCAATGCGCTCGGCAATTTCGCTCGAAGCCGTGCCGTGGGAAACGGGTAGGGACACTCGTAACAACTCGTCGCAGTCGCGGAGGGAAAGTCGGATTGCGTAGTTTTGGCAACCAGGGATGACCGTATACCGAACGGTAGGTATTCAAACATGCCGAAAAAGTCGCGTCAATATCAAGCGAAAAAATATTTAGTTAGCTAACGGAGAAGTGGCTCCCTATCGCCTTGAGGACGCGGGTGAAAACTGCCCGATCCGTCGACCGCGGCGGCCTGGAATTAGGCCAGAATCGGCTCGATCAGCTCGCCATGTACATCGGTCAGCCGCATGTCACGACCGCCGAAGCGGTAGGTCAGCCGCTTATGGTCGACTCCTAGCAGGTGCAACATCGTGGCGTGCAGGTCGTGAATCTGCACCTTGTCGGCGATAGCGTGATAGCCGTAATCATCGGTCGCACCGTGAATGATGCCCCCTTTCACACCGCCGCCGGCCATCCACATCGTAAAGCCGAATGGGTTGTGGTCACGCCCGTCGGATCCTTGCGCCATCGGCGTGCGGCCGAACTCGCCCCCCCAAACCACCAGAGTCTCGTCCAGCAACCCGCGCGCTTTCAAGTCGGTCAATAAAGCCGCGATGGGCTTGTCAGTCGCAAAGGCGTTCTTGGCGTGCCCTTCCTTCAATTTGCTGTGTTGGTCCCAGCGATCGAAGCCGAGGTCTTGCGGTAAGACCTCAACGAACCGGACGCCACGTTCGATCAGCCGCCGCGCGAGCAGGCATTGCCGGCCGAAGACCTCGGTGCGCGGATCGTCCAGCCCGTACATTTCGTGTGTGGTTCGTGTCTCGCCCGAGATGTCGCTCAGCTCCGGCACGGCTGTTTGCATGCGGAACGCGAGTTCGTAATTCGCGATGGCCCCTTCCAGCCGATCATCATGCGGCGAGCGGGCGAGCAACTGTCGATCCAACTGCCGCATGAGCGCTGCTTTGCTCTGCTGATGTTCAGGGCGTGCTTCCAAGGCTCGCAAATCTGCTACCGGTTGTTCGCCTGCGCGAAATGAAGAACCTTGATAGGCCACGGGCAAAAAGCCGCTGCCGAAACAATCGACTCCGCCGGGCGGAATCATGCCGCTGTTGAGCACGACGAAGCCTGGAAGATTCTGGCACTGACTTCCCAGGCCATAAGTGACCCAAGCGCCAATGCTGGGGCGGCCTTGCTGGCCGAGCCCGGTGTGCATGAAATAGTTAGCGTTCGTATGCTCGGAAAAGTTCGACGTCATCGAGCGAATGATCGCCATGTCGTCTACGCAACGGCCGACATGTGGAAACAAATCGCTGACTGGAATGCCACTTTCACCGTATTGCCGAAACTTCCAGGGGCAATCGAGGACCATACCGACGTTATCGAACTGCGTCGGCGCCACCGGCACTTTGATCGGCTGGCCGTGCTCGCGCGCTAGCCGTGGTTTGGGATCAAACGTATCGACCTGCGACGGTCCGCCGTCCATGAACAGGAAGATTACGCGGGTCGCCTTGGGCCGAAAATGCGATGGTCCCTCGGCCAGCGGGCCTGCCGCCACCGAATTATCGAGCGAGGCGGTGGCCCCATACGTCGGATCAGCCGCGAGCGCTGCCAGTGCCACCGCACCAAACCCATTCGCGCAGCGCGACAGCATTTCGCGGCGAGAAATCGGACGGTCGTGAAAGCGGTGGCAGTGCATGGTTGATTTTGCTTGGAATGTCCTATGACTTTGTTAGTCGGCGTCCTCGCCGAAAGCCACGGCATATGCCCAGTCAATCGCGTTTGCATCCAAAGCGAGCAGTGCGGCCTTTCTCTCGATGGCTGGCGGACGAGACTGGCTATCTCCCGCCACTCCGCGTTCCCCGATCCTGCAAGCAAATGACGATAACTCGTCCTTGAACTCTGAAACTCGTGCACGCAGGTGGACGACCGGAGACCAGGGCTCTCGCCTGAAGACGTACGCGAATCCGATGATTTCGATTTCGCGTTCCGCGGTTTTCTTCGCCCGAATTGGTACTACGCCGTCCAGTCCAATCCCTTTCCACTCCTGATGAATCTCTTCGATGACTTCGGGAATGAAGTACTCGAGTGCTACGAGTAAATCGGTGA encodes:
- a CDS encoding TetR/AcrR family transcriptional regulator, which translates into the protein MSLPVSHGTASSEIAERIARAAARLFASEGYDATSVRNIVEAANVTKPTLYYYFDSKETLAQRLLLDALEKLTTGMRSILAGSAPATEKLVALIDEHFRLCRDDPDRARFAYAVFFGPRNSQLSTMLADVGQELTELVTSVVGALAAERIIAAERTEECTAAVRGLVAIYTMDYLYRDLNLDAGLARRLVVDLLEGFSDHAARHLGEPQRN
- a CDS encoding DUF1501 domain-containing protein, whose translation is MHCHRFHDRPISRREMLSRCANGFGAVALAALAADPTYGATASLDNSVAAGPLAEGPSHFRPKATRVIFLFMDGGPSQVDTFDPKPRLAREHGQPIKVPVAPTQFDNVGMVLDCPWKFRQYGESGIPVSDLFPHVGRCVDDMAIIRSMTSNFSEHTNANYFMHTGLGQQGRPSIGAWVTYGLGSQCQNLPGFVVLNSGMIPPGGVDCFGSGFLPVAYQGSSFRAGEQPVADLRALEARPEHQQSKAALMRQLDRQLLARSPHDDRLEGAIANYELAFRMQTAVPELSDISGETRTTHEMYGLDDPRTEVFGRQCLLARRLIERGVRFVEVLPQDLGFDRWDQHSKLKEGHAKNAFATDKPIAALLTDLKARGLLDETLVVWGGEFGRTPMAQGSDGRDHNPFGFTMWMAGGGVKGGIIHGATDDYGYHAIADKVQIHDLHATMLHLLGVDHKRLTYRFGGRDMRLTDVHGELIEPILA
- a CDS encoding efflux RND transporter periplasmic adaptor subunit, with the translated sequence MQISGLKTPLALVGLSLCIVAAGCGHDDVEPLAAPTGPKVVPVTVATAARRTIDTTVDVVGTLKGWEDVKVGAEKSGRVVKVLHDVGDRVKPGEPLVELEAINADLAIRQAEQRLISELAKLGLHELPNADFDFSRLPAVRQAQAAADRAEQKYAREQHLAEKKVNTVESMQDAEFELRDKKAALDNALLSARATLAAAMASRVELDVARQAREDLVVRAPEPTKPPTGLTEPLEFAITKRMVSEGQMIREGEQVAQLIIDKPLRMWVNVPEKYTPYAGVGQQVRLTVASHPGRVFDGTVVWINPSVDAESRTFQVEVSIPNEDRALRPGGFVKASVITNRANERTIVPIEAIVRFAGVTKLFVVHDGKAQAVSVETGTEGEGWIEVQGEVPTDATVITSGQTQLADGTAVTIRHPDEQPAAEAARANQEHERSPSATKAG